Proteins encoded in a region of the Candidatus Moanabacter tarae genome:
- the iolG_21 gene encoding Myo-inositol 2-dehydrogenase: MKKRFRAGVIGRTGRGNYGHGLDSVYLQTDDIEIVAVADEDAQGLEAAGKRLGVSNLYPDFHEMLEKERFDIVSICPRWVEPHLEMVQAVAAAGACVFLEKPMSQTLAQADAMIEACEQARVTIGIAHQGRMHAAVHHAKRLLREGAIGEVLSVRMRSKEDTRGGGEDMMVLGTHLFDTLRFLLDVNPTWVQSHVATEKGHPVTKANATDGPEELGLIAGDRIHAIFGLGNGVTATFESRRNQNDASGRMGLHIFGSEGIMLVHDGSQQIRIYEAPFWRPDQTAPIRNVSEEALAALPAEKNLSSKDRQMAANVAIVREILTAKEEGRRPYNSGHDGRWSMEMIHGVYASHLQGRKVELPLASRCHPLA, encoded by the coding sequence ATGAAAAAGAGATTCCGAGCAGGTGTAATTGGACGAACCGGTCGCGGAAATTACGGGCATGGCCTCGACAGCGTTTATCTTCAGACAGATGACATTGAGATTGTTGCAGTAGCGGATGAAGATGCACAAGGGCTAGAAGCAGCAGGAAAACGATTAGGCGTCTCCAATCTTTACCCAGACTTCCATGAGATGCTGGAGAAAGAAAGATTCGACATTGTTAGCATCTGTCCTCGCTGGGTCGAACCCCACCTAGAGATGGTACAAGCGGTAGCTGCAGCAGGGGCTTGTGTCTTTCTGGAAAAGCCAATGTCGCAAACTTTGGCCCAAGCAGACGCAATGATTGAGGCTTGCGAACAAGCACGGGTTACAATCGGAATAGCACATCAGGGTCGTATGCACGCTGCAGTACATCACGCAAAAAGGCTCCTCCGGGAAGGGGCTATCGGTGAAGTCCTCAGTGTGCGAATGCGTAGCAAGGAAGATACCCGAGGCGGAGGAGAAGATATGATGGTACTAGGAACCCATCTATTTGACACCCTCAGGTTCTTACTCGATGTGAATCCAACCTGGGTCCAGTCTCATGTTGCCACAGAGAAAGGCCATCCTGTAACCAAGGCTAATGCCACAGATGGCCCCGAAGAATTGGGCCTAATTGCAGGGGACCGCATCCACGCAATCTTTGGTCTTGGGAATGGAGTAACAGCTACCTTTGAGTCGCGGCGGAACCAAAACGATGCCTCTGGCCGCATGGGGCTACATATATTCGGTAGCGAAGGTATCATGTTGGTTCACGACGGCTCCCAACAGATACGCATTTATGAAGCTCCTTTCTGGCGACCTGATCAGACTGCGCCAATTCGTAATGTAAGCGAGGAAGCCTTGGCCGCTCTACCTGCCGAAAAGAACCTAAGTTCGAAGGATCGCCAGATGGCTGCCAATGTAGCTATTGTCCGAGAGATCCTCACGGCTAAAGAGGAAGGACGTCGCCCTTACAACAGCGGCCATGACGGGCGATGGTCTATGGAGATGATACATGGAGTTTATGCTTCACACCTACAGGGACGAAAAGTTGAGTTACCGTTGGCAAGTCGATGTCACCCGTTAGCATAG
- the prpC gene encoding 2-methylcitrate synthase, whose protein sequence is MSAKKMVQLSGINAGTTTIATVGSEGKGLTYRGYNIEDLAEQSTFEEVAYLLLKGSLPTKDNLEDFRKDLKQKRVLPDGLKAILEQLPEQTHPMDVLRTGCSALGCFEPETTKNTAFKIATRLLASFPSMLLYWHHYSSRRKRIEVASDDELLSAHFLRLLHGKEPSDSAVNAMNVSLILYAEHEFNASTFASRITAATQSDLYSAITSGIGTLRGPLHGGANEAAMEMIERFSDPEEAEKGIVEGLARKEKFMGFGHPVYTERDPRSDIIKSWAEKLGKETGDPGLFAIAIRIDEVMKREKSMFPNVDFFSAPAYHFLGIPTPMFTPIFVMSRTAGWAAHIIEQRTAGRIIRPAAEYLGPKPKPYVKIEER, encoded by the coding sequence ATGAGTGCAAAAAAGATGGTACAACTTTCCGGGATTAATGCTGGAACAACGACAATTGCTACGGTGGGTAGCGAAGGCAAAGGTCTGACCTACCGGGGTTACAATATCGAAGATCTTGCGGAACAATCAACCTTCGAGGAAGTTGCCTATCTGCTCCTAAAAGGGAGCCTCCCAACAAAAGACAACCTCGAGGATTTCAGAAAAGATTTAAAGCAGAAAAGGGTTCTTCCGGATGGTCTGAAAGCGATTCTCGAGCAGCTTCCAGAACAGACACATCCCATGGACGTCCTCAGAACCGGATGTTCCGCACTCGGTTGTTTCGAGCCCGAAACAACTAAAAACACAGCTTTCAAAATTGCAACCCGCCTTCTAGCCTCGTTCCCTTCCATGCTCCTTTATTGGCATCATTATAGTTCGCGCAGGAAAAGGATCGAAGTCGCAAGCGATGATGAATTGCTAAGCGCACACTTTTTGAGGTTGCTTCACGGAAAAGAACCGTCCGATTCGGCCGTCAACGCAATGAATGTTTCCCTGATTCTCTATGCCGAGCATGAGTTCAATGCCTCTACCTTCGCTTCGAGAATTACAGCAGCAACACAGTCGGACCTTTACTCAGCTATTACCAGTGGGATCGGAACGCTCCGAGGTCCTCTGCATGGAGGAGCAAACGAAGCAGCTATGGAAATGATTGAGCGATTCTCAGACCCCGAAGAAGCGGAAAAAGGAATCGTCGAGGGACTAGCACGGAAAGAAAAATTTATGGGATTTGGGCACCCTGTATATACGGAACGAGATCCCAGATCAGATATAATCAAATCTTGGGCAGAAAAATTGGGGAAGGAAACTGGGGATCCCGGACTTTTCGCTATTGCAATACGTATTGATGAAGTAATGAAACGGGAGAAATCGATGTTCCCAAACGTCGATTTCTTTAGTGCTCCTGCCTACCATTTTCTCGGAATACCGACTCCCATGTTTACTCCTATTTTTGTCATGTCCCGTACCGCAGGATGGGCAGCACACATTATCGAGCAAAGGACTGCAGGCAGGATTATTCGGCCGGCGGCGGAATACCTCGGACCGAAGCCAAAACCGTACGTGAAAATCGAGGAAAGGTAG
- the mmsA gene encoding Methylmalonate-semialdehyde dehydrogenase [acylating] has protein sequence MCAVATELSPCPMLIDGDWIDSKEIDRVPVQNPSTGEVLSEMPMGGKAEIEAAVAAAKEAFPGWSQTPPVERARLFYRYRSLLEENFDSIAELITREHGKTLGESRGGLYRGLENVEYACGIPTLLFGDTIENLAAGIDCETFFEPLGVCAGITPFNFPAMVPMWMFPLALACGNTFVFKPSEMVPLSSIRIIELLVEAGLPKGVLNLVHGAVETVDAILEHPDIKAVSFVGSTPVAKYIYETGTRHGKRVQANGSAKNYTIVMPDADINKSVEGITGGAFGCAGERCMASSTTIPVGEAAKELIPTLKVATKSVKIGPTDRMPQPDLGPVISSKHRDRVNSLIASGEVEGAKILSDGRSVKVPEAPNGYYVGATLVDGVEQEMTLNREEVFGPVLNVMRADNLEAALEIANGSSFGNGTAIYTESGKLAREFKHRVKTGMVGINVAVPASMAMFPFAGWNASFFGDLHVQGKEGVAFYTQQKVITSRWFAQGEGDVWKQ, from the coding sequence ATGTGTGCTGTAGCCACAGAGCTTTCACCCTGCCCTATGTTGATCGATGGGGATTGGATTGATTCGAAGGAGATTGACAGGGTTCCAGTTCAAAATCCTTCAACAGGGGAAGTTCTCTCCGAGATGCCCATGGGTGGGAAAGCTGAGATTGAGGCTGCGGTGGCGGCAGCAAAGGAAGCTTTTCCTGGTTGGAGTCAGACTCCTCCGGTTGAAAGGGCACGGCTTTTCTATCGATACCGGAGTCTGTTGGAGGAAAACTTTGACTCAATTGCCGAGCTCATTACTCGGGAACATGGAAAGACTCTAGGAGAGTCGAGAGGTGGCCTCTACAGGGGCTTGGAAAATGTCGAGTATGCTTGCGGGATTCCCACTTTGCTATTTGGGGATACGATTGAAAATCTTGCCGCTGGAATCGACTGTGAGACTTTTTTTGAACCCTTGGGAGTCTGTGCGGGCATCACACCTTTTAACTTTCCTGCTATGGTTCCAATGTGGATGTTTCCTCTAGCCCTTGCTTGCGGGAATACCTTCGTCTTTAAACCGAGTGAAATGGTGCCTCTTTCATCGATTAGGATTATTGAATTACTCGTTGAGGCAGGACTTCCTAAGGGCGTTCTCAATCTTGTCCATGGCGCTGTCGAAACCGTTGACGCCATTCTTGAACATCCGGATATCAAGGCCGTTTCATTCGTTGGTTCGACTCCCGTGGCCAAGTATATCTATGAAACCGGAACCCGACACGGGAAACGTGTGCAAGCAAATGGAAGTGCTAAAAATTACACCATCGTCATGCCTGACGCTGATATTAACAAATCGGTGGAGGGAATTACTGGCGGTGCCTTTGGGTGTGCGGGGGAGCGTTGCATGGCCAGCTCCACTACTATCCCTGTAGGCGAGGCAGCAAAAGAGCTAATTCCGACTTTGAAGGTGGCAACGAAGAGCGTAAAAATCGGTCCGACTGACCGGATGCCTCAGCCGGATCTGGGCCCAGTCATTTCAAGTAAACACCGGGACCGAGTAAACAGTCTCATTGCCAGCGGTGAGGTGGAAGGAGCAAAAATCTTGAGTGACGGACGCTCCGTTAAGGTTCCAGAAGCGCCCAATGGTTACTATGTCGGAGCTACCTTAGTGGATGGCGTTGAACAGGAAATGACGCTGAATCGCGAAGAGGTGTTCGGCCCAGTCCTGAATGTGATGCGAGCGGATAACCTTGAAGCGGCATTGGAAATAGCCAACGGATCTTCCTTTGGTAACGGGACTGCGATTTACACAGAATCTGGGAAATTAGCCAGGGAGTTTAAGCACAGAGTTAAAACTGGAATGGTTGGCATAAACGTAGCAGTTCCTGCTTCGATGGCGATGTTCCCATTTGCAGGTTGGAATGCCTCCTTTTTCGGCGACCTACATGTTCAAGGAAAAGAAGGAGTAGCTTTCTATACTCAGCAGAAAGTAATTACTTCCCGTTGGTTTGCACAAGGGGAGGGAGACGTTTGGAAGCAATAG
- a CDS encoding L-talarate/galactarate dehydratase: MKITAIKLSILESPSEDRIFGLQNVPGMARIRWTHSVEKTQPGFVQVLHVETDEGIEGVVTASNQDLRANLEQLRILVVGENPLDRERIWQKLHQGTRWVYRHPGWFATLDNCLWDIAGKAAGLPVYHLIGRVRESMPCYLNIGGATIEDAVEDAEKAVEEGFPATKDHFYHDVAENIRWLTAIRKAVGEKIDCMHDPVAIYTYEEAVRIGRALEELNYRWLEEPLPERLLNRMQQLCSTLDIPILAPETMMNDVDLSAQWLISGATDLIRVTAVHGTTSALKLAHLAEMHGTTVEINGDGGLYGLVHAHVLSAISNTSYYEYFRGGDEYGKEIGLENPVVPINGHIKAPDGPGWGAVWDFDRFKKKLVATY, from the coding sequence ATGAAAATCACTGCAATCAAACTTTCCATCCTAGAGAGTCCTTCCGAGGACAGAATTTTTGGACTGCAAAATGTGCCGGGGATGGCACGTATCCGCTGGACCCACAGTGTTGAGAAGACCCAACCGGGATTCGTGCAAGTCTTACACGTCGAAACAGATGAAGGAATTGAGGGAGTTGTCACGGCAAGCAACCAAGATCTTCGGGCAAACCTTGAACAGTTGAGAATCCTGGTCGTCGGCGAAAATCCGCTGGATCGTGAACGGATCTGGCAGAAATTGCACCAAGGCACTCGTTGGGTCTATAGGCATCCAGGCTGGTTTGCTACCCTGGACAACTGTTTGTGGGACATTGCAGGGAAAGCAGCAGGCCTTCCGGTCTACCATCTGATTGGTCGTGTTCGCGAGTCGATGCCATGTTACCTTAACATAGGTGGGGCAACTATCGAGGACGCGGTAGAAGATGCAGAGAAGGCGGTAGAGGAAGGATTCCCCGCAACCAAGGACCATTTTTACCACGACGTGGCTGAGAATATCCGCTGGCTTACCGCTATCCGTAAGGCCGTCGGTGAAAAGATCGATTGTATGCACGATCCGGTCGCCATTTACACCTACGAAGAAGCAGTCCGAATCGGACGCGCTCTCGAAGAACTAAACTATAGATGGCTTGAAGAACCCCTGCCCGAAAGACTGCTTAACCGGATGCAACAACTTTGTAGTACTCTCGATATCCCAATTTTAGCACCTGAAACGATGATGAATGACGTGGACCTCTCAGCACAGTGGCTAATTTCTGGTGCCACCGATCTGATTAGGGTAACTGCAGTACATGGAACGACATCCGCACTGAAACTCGCCCATCTCGCTGAAATGCACGGGACAACAGTGGAAATTAATGGAGACGGTGGCCTTTATGGCCTCGTCCATGCTCACGTCCTGTCGGCGATCTCGAATACTAGTTACTACGAATACTTTAGGGGTGGGGACGAATATGGGAAAGAGATTGGCCTAGAGAATCCGGTAGTTCCCATTAACGGTCATATTAAAGCTCCTGACGGTCCCGGCTGGGGGGCAGTATGGGATTTTGATCGATTTAAAAAGAAGCTCGTGGCTACCTATTGA
- the bacC_6 gene encoding Dihydroanticapsin 7-dehydrogenase: MSEFEKKTVIVTGGAQGIGRGICEAFAKEGARVLCVDVNEETGTDLAQDQEAAGEGEIVFQEADVSSNNSCRTVVEGVVSNWGGVDILCNNVGIQPHDSYLPAHELPIEAWDRILAVNLKSFFLMTRLCIPEMKKRGGGVIVNTASVQGLQSMKGVSAYAASKGGILSLTRQLALEYAQDNIRVLAINPGTIETPLVQEAAEGTGKSLDEMKQIWGAAHPLKRIGQPIEIGNVAVFLASERASFMTGENVCVDGGMMALGAWA; encoded by the coding sequence ATGTCTGAATTTGAAAAGAAAACTGTAATTGTTACTGGTGGGGCTCAGGGGATTGGTCGTGGGATCTGCGAAGCCTTTGCTAAGGAAGGCGCTCGAGTCCTTTGCGTTGACGTGAACGAAGAAACAGGAACGGACTTGGCGCAGGATCAAGAAGCCGCAGGGGAAGGAGAAATCGTTTTTCAAGAAGCGGACGTTTCAAGCAACAATAGTTGCAGAACCGTAGTTGAAGGGGTGGTATCAAATTGGGGCGGAGTAGACATCCTCTGCAATAATGTTGGGATCCAGCCTCACGACTCTTATCTTCCGGCTCATGAGTTGCCGATTGAGGCTTGGGATCGTATTCTTGCCGTGAATCTGAAGAGTTTCTTCCTAATGACAAGATTGTGTATTCCTGAAATGAAGAAACGTGGCGGTGGTGTTATAGTTAATACCGCAAGCGTTCAAGGACTTCAGTCGATGAAGGGGGTCTCTGCCTATGCTGCCAGCAAAGGGGGCATCCTTTCGCTAACAAGACAGCTCGCGCTGGAGTACGCCCAGGATAATATTCGTGTTTTGGCTATCAACCCCGGAACAATCGAAACGCCTCTGGTTCAAGAAGCTGCCGAAGGTACAGGAAAGAGCCTTGATGAAATGAAGCAGATTTGGGGCGCAGCTCATCCTCTGAAACGAATTGGCCAACCCATCGAAATCGGTAATGTTGCTGTATTTCTTGCGAGTGAAAGAGCCTCATTTATGACAGGAGAAAATGTCTGTGTAGATGGTGGAATGATGGCATTGGGAGCATGGGCATAG
- a CDS encoding Arylsulfatase: MTDQQRATASHLYGNSFCQTPEMARLANNGVLFENAITPHPLCVPARVSFWTSQFPQSHGVRGNEALMPEGAVHAFRIWKEAGYKTGLIGKNHCFETEEDLRLFDVWNSIGHGNRETELTRGMPWYRPLDGRIRVRDRITQMKPQNSRASYAVSDLPLEDHSSGLIAGQTVRYLENHRSEPFALWVSFPDPHEPWMVPEKYASLFPPEKIDLPPWREGEFADECSPERNRVLYQMLGLDGVPIEDIYGMSSVYFGMVRFIDDSLGKILDALEALGLEERTIVVFCSDHGDFMGEHCMQCKGGVFYDSLTRVPLIVSWPGNVKTGVVESSMANLTDVVPTLLRLQGIEIPSSMHGMPLPVVTDTSPREATFSEYGAGGPPFTMADLDRFPKPWGRNTLIDSLRWREAEGRRKMVRTREWKYVHDPMGDQDELYNLNKDPWELENVAREETNMDILTELKLRLADWSIGTED, encoded by the coding sequence ATGACGGATCAGCAACGGGCTACCGCCAGCCATCTTTATGGAAACTCGTTCTGCCAAACACCTGAGATGGCCCGACTCGCTAACAATGGTGTGCTTTTTGAGAACGCGATTACTCCTCATCCCCTATGTGTTCCAGCCCGTGTTTCTTTTTGGACTTCTCAGTTTCCCCAATCCCACGGAGTAAGAGGAAACGAGGCCCTGATGCCAGAAGGCGCTGTCCACGCATTTCGGATCTGGAAGGAAGCAGGTTATAAAACTGGACTAATTGGGAAGAACCATTGCTTCGAAACTGAAGAAGATCTCCGTCTTTTTGATGTTTGGAACAGTATCGGACACGGAAACCGTGAGACCGAATTAACGCGCGGCATGCCATGGTACCGGCCCCTTGATGGGCGAATACGCGTACGGGACCGGATTACTCAAATGAAGCCGCAAAACTCCCGTGCCTCCTACGCCGTTTCCGATCTCCCACTAGAGGACCACTCATCTGGATTAATCGCTGGCCAGACCGTGCGCTACCTTGAAAATCATCGCAGCGAACCATTCGCTCTCTGGGTTTCATTCCCAGATCCACATGAGCCTTGGATGGTCCCAGAAAAGTACGCTTCGCTGTTCCCACCTGAAAAAATTGACTTACCGCCGTGGCGCGAGGGAGAATTCGCCGACGAATGCTCTCCGGAACGCAACCGTGTCCTCTATCAAATGCTCGGACTGGACGGAGTTCCCATCGAAGACATCTATGGAATGTCATCTGTGTATTTTGGCATGGTGCGTTTCATAGATGACAGTTTGGGAAAGATTCTCGATGCACTTGAAGCACTCGGATTGGAGGAGAGGACAATCGTAGTTTTCTGCTCTGATCACGGCGATTTCATGGGCGAGCATTGCATGCAATGTAAAGGCGGCGTGTTTTATGACAGTCTTACAAGAGTGCCTCTGATCGTTTCCTGGCCCGGTAATGTGAAGACCGGTGTAGTCGAAAGCAGCATGGCAAACCTCACCGACGTGGTGCCGACCCTTCTCAGGCTTCAAGGCATCGAAATTCCGTCCTCCATGCATGGCATGCCTCTTCCGGTCGTAACCGATACAAGCCCTAGAGAAGCGACTTTTTCTGAATACGGAGCCGGTGGTCCTCCTTTCACCATGGCTGATCTTGACCGTTTCCCCAAACCTTGGGGGAGAAATACCCTGATAGATTCGCTGCGATGGCGCGAAGCCGAAGGAAGGAGAAAAATGGTGCGTACGAGGGAGTGGAAATACGTGCACGATCCTATGGGAGATCAAGACGAGCTCTACAATCTGAACAAAGACCCATGGGAGTTGGAGAACGTCGCGAGAGAAGAAACTAATATGGATATACTTACAGAGTTGAAACTGCGTTTGGCCGACTGGAGCATCGGAACCGAAGATTAG
- the prpB gene encoding 2-methylisocitrate lyase: MNHPQSAGARFWDALEEETPLQVAGTVNAYCALLAEQAGFRALYLSGAGVANASHGIADLGVTSLNDVLEEVRRITSVTKLPLLVDVDTGWGSALTIDRTVREMIRAGAAGVHLEDQIQEKRCGHRPGKQLVEELEMVDRLKAAVNARSDPRFIIMARTDSYAIEGLGSAIERATKYSDAGADMIFAEALESLDQFHRFTSAVSVPVLSNLTEFGKTPICTLDELKDAGVKIALYPLSAFRAMSAAAKTVYESIRKEGDQSAVLDMMQTRDELYKVLNYQTEERKLDMAVAEARIQK; this comes from the coding sequence ATGAATCATCCACAGTCCGCCGGCGCTCGTTTTTGGGATGCTCTGGAAGAGGAAACTCCTCTCCAGGTAGCAGGTACCGTAAATGCTTATTGCGCTCTACTAGCAGAACAGGCTGGATTTCGGGCTCTTTATCTTTCGGGCGCTGGGGTAGCTAATGCTTCGCACGGGATTGCGGATCTTGGCGTAACTTCGCTAAACGATGTATTAGAGGAGGTCAGGCGCATCACTTCAGTGACTAAATTACCCCTTCTGGTTGACGTGGACACGGGATGGGGGAGCGCCCTAACGATCGATCGGACGGTAAGAGAAATGATTCGAGCAGGAGCTGCCGGTGTACATCTTGAGGATCAAATTCAAGAGAAAAGATGTGGCCACCGTCCTGGTAAACAACTTGTGGAAGAGTTGGAAATGGTTGACCGATTGAAAGCAGCTGTTAATGCCCGTTCTGATCCTCGATTTATCATCATGGCGCGAACCGACTCTTACGCTATTGAAGGACTCGGCTCGGCTATAGAGCGAGCAACAAAGTACTCGGATGCAGGCGCCGACATGATATTTGCCGAAGCCCTGGAAAGTCTCGATCAATTCCATAGGTTCACATCAGCTGTCTCCGTGCCAGTTTTATCAAATCTGACAGAGTTTGGAAAGACACCTATCTGTACACTCGATGAATTGAAGGATGCCGGTGTGAAAATAGCGCTCTACCCTCTTTCCGCTTTTCGGGCGATGAGTGCGGCAGCAAAAACAGTCTATGAGAGTATCCGAAAAGAAGGAGATCAGAGTGCTGTCCTAGACATGATGCAGACCCGGGATGAACTTTACAAAGTGTTGAACTATCAAACAGAAGAAAGAAAACTGGACATGGCAGTGGCAGAGGCAAGGATACAGAAATGA
- the hcxB_4 gene encoding Hydroxycarboxylate dehydrogenase B — protein MPIIQASSLFPFAQAIFEATGLPPEQATAVADHLVDANLVGHDSHGVMRIPAYVEELIKGRVKAFGNHEVVRETTASQVVNARQALGVPMANYAMEWSVARAREKTFGAVAVHHAGHIGRLGAYPPIAAKKDCIGVVMLNGGAPFAAPFGGTAQRLPPNPISISVPSAEGAPLMLDMTTSMVAGGKVRLYHAVQKPVPADWLIGEDGEPVTDTNLFYEEKAAMLPLGGSVGHKGYGLAIMIDAIAGGLSWAGCSADPPTRGASGFFTLAIDIASFIDVAEFKKEISRLSEWIKSSPKVPKVDQIYLPGEIEEAKRKEREVNGIEIDEVTWGEILATAEQLNVPATELP, from the coding sequence ATGCCCATAATTCAAGCTTCCAGTCTTTTCCCATTCGCACAGGCGATCTTTGAAGCAACCGGTCTTCCCCCAGAACAGGCCACTGCCGTCGCTGATCATCTTGTCGATGCGAACCTCGTTGGGCACGACTCGCACGGGGTAATGCGGATTCCAGCCTACGTCGAAGAGCTGATTAAGGGTAGGGTCAAAGCATTTGGGAATCATGAGGTCGTTCGGGAAACAACAGCCTCTCAGGTAGTCAATGCGAGGCAAGCTTTGGGTGTTCCCATGGCAAATTATGCCATGGAATGGTCTGTAGCTCGGGCCCGAGAGAAGACGTTTGGAGCAGTAGCGGTCCACCATGCAGGACATATCGGCCGGCTCGGAGCCTATCCTCCCATAGCCGCAAAGAAGGACTGCATAGGGGTGGTGATGCTAAATGGTGGAGCGCCCTTCGCCGCGCCCTTTGGAGGAACAGCGCAACGGTTGCCTCCCAACCCAATTTCTATTAGCGTACCCAGTGCAGAAGGTGCACCCCTGATGCTAGACATGACTACCAGCATGGTAGCAGGAGGCAAGGTCCGACTTTACCACGCAGTGCAAAAACCTGTCCCAGCTGACTGGCTTATCGGGGAAGACGGTGAACCCGTAACCGATACCAATCTTTTCTATGAGGAAAAAGCGGCAATGCTTCCTTTAGGAGGATCTGTGGGACACAAGGGATATGGCCTTGCCATAATGATCGACGCGATTGCAGGTGGCCTCTCATGGGCCGGTTGCTCCGCCGACCCACCAACTCGGGGTGCTAGTGGGTTTTTCACTTTGGCAATCGACATCGCAAGCTTCATCGATGTAGCCGAATTCAAAAAGGAAATCTCGCGCCTCTCTGAATGGATCAAGTCTTCCCCAAAAGTTCCAAAAGTGGACCAGATCTATCTTCCGGGGGAGATTGAGGAAGCCAAGCGGAAAGAAAGGGAAGTCAATGGTATCGAAATCGACGAAGTCACTTGGGGGGAAATTCTAGCTACCGCGGAACAACTCAATGTGCCGGCAACAGAGTTACCATAA
- the betC_5 gene encoding Choline-sulfatase, whose amino-acid sequence MQKEMTKKKTGKGQSLMSKKPNILILMADQMQARVLDHDHVCQTPYLDRLGTEGIRFTRAYTPNNICSPTRASIMTGLMPHNHGVLEVLYPTPDLHVLRNDKPHFAQRLAETGYRTGYFGKWHVERTNELNQFGWQVDGGEKNQFYRNLAKEFNASKTEFDPAVYVEEPYGYGPHLFCGVTDRPANERAMGLTTNLALNYLQDAVNQADPWCCFVSFQEPHDPYVTDHRHYDYYAKKTVQPPPNANDDLEDRPALYRRAQGIWRQLSQEQKNEARVCYFSSITELDAQFGRLLDFLEEKEKLSETIVIMCADHGDLLGAHGLFFKDISAFEEIFQVPLIIKGPGIAQNSICEGRVGLHDLCPTILELAGCETIGTPDSRSFIELLRNPNSIDVEWTRGYAEYYGNRHRLTQRVVWEGDWKFVFNGFDFDELYNLAEDPFEMKNLAPDPAYREQHIKMMQLYWRYAKETEDEPLVRTLYPALRLGIVGPLSED is encoded by the coding sequence ATGCAAAAGGAAATGACGAAGAAGAAAACTGGGAAGGGTCAATCCTTGATGTCTAAAAAACCCAACATCCTTATTCTTATGGCCGACCAAATGCAGGCGCGTGTCTTGGACCACGATCACGTCTGCCAAACACCCTATCTGGACCGTCTGGGTACCGAGGGAATTCGTTTCACACGTGCCTATACTCCCAATAATATCTGTTCACCGACCCGCGCCAGTATTATGACGGGACTAATGCCGCATAATCATGGTGTCCTTGAAGTCCTCTACCCAACCCCAGATCTACACGTCTTAAGAAACGACAAACCGCACTTCGCTCAACGCCTGGCAGAAACAGGATACCGTACAGGATATTTCGGGAAGTGGCACGTGGAACGAACCAATGAATTGAATCAATTCGGCTGGCAGGTGGATGGGGGTGAGAAAAACCAATTTTATAGAAATCTTGCAAAAGAATTCAATGCATCGAAAACCGAATTTGACCCGGCCGTATATGTCGAAGAACCCTACGGTTACGGACCTCATCTATTTTGCGGAGTCACCGATCGTCCTGCTAATGAGAGGGCTATGGGGCTAACAACCAATCTCGCCCTGAATTACCTTCAAGACGCAGTGAATCAGGCTGATCCTTGGTGTTGCTTTGTCAGTTTTCAAGAGCCACATGATCCCTACGTCACTGACCATCGGCACTACGATTATTACGCAAAGAAAACAGTCCAACCACCGCCCAATGCTAACGACGATTTAGAGGACCGGCCCGCACTCTACCGGCGAGCCCAGGGAATCTGGCGTCAGTTGAGCCAGGAGCAAAAAAACGAAGCACGTGTCTGCTACTTTTCCTCTATAACCGAACTCGATGCTCAGTTCGGAAGGCTACTTGATTTTTTAGAGGAAAAGGAAAAACTTAGTGAGACTATCGTGATCATGTGCGCCGATCACGGCGATTTACTTGGAGCACACGGCCTGTTTTTTAAAGATATCTCCGCTTTCGAGGAGATATTTCAAGTTCCCCTGATCATCAAAGGGCCAGGGATCGCTCAAAACTCAATCTGCGAAGGACGAGTGGGTCTGCATGACCTATGTCCAACAATACTCGAACTTGCCGGTTGCGAAACCATCGGCACACCCGATTCTCGGTCCTTCATTGAGCTTCTACGCAATCCAAACTCCATTGATGTGGAATGGACCCGCGGTTATGCGGAATACTACGGCAACCGGCACCGCCTAACCCAACGAGTGGTCTGGGAAGGGGATTGGAAGTTTGTTTTCAACGGTTTCGATTTCGATGAGCTTTACAACCTGGCAGAGGACCCTTTCGAAATGAAAAACCTTGCTCCCGATCCCGCCTACCGGGAGCAGCACATAAAAATGATGCAACTTTACTGGCGCTACGCCAAGGAGACTGAGGACGAGCCACTTGTCCGGACTCTTTACCCCGCTTTGAGATTGGGTATCGTCGGTCCTCTTTCGGAAGATTAA